DNA from Mesorhizobium loti R88b:
AGTTCGTTGGGTTTCGGAGATATTCCCGCGGCTAAATTCCGTATCTGGGCCAGTTGCCTTTCCAATTCGTCCGAATCGATCGCCGCTAGTGACGAATGCATTTCCACTCGCGCTCCGATACGCTGACCTCTATCTGGAATTACCGTTACTAACCCCAAAGAGATGACGGCACTGATTGAATGTGGGAGTCGCTGCCGGTCGATATTTTTAATGAGTTCTCGGCCCATTTCAATACGCTTCTCATGGTAGGCTCCGTACAGAAGCTCATGCTGTGCCTCAGTGATAGTTGATTGCCCATCTCCTATGCTCCTCTGTGCAGCAAAAACGCGATCGTATTCAGATGCCAGGTCGAAGAGATATTTCAGCAGTCGGGCTTCGGCAGGTCCAAGGTTCTTCAGAGCCTCGGTGAACCCTCGTTCAGCTGAGATTCCATTGTCGGGGGTCAGCGCATTGGCCGTTAGGGATGCCCACAATTCGGATAGCAAAGGGTCATCCTGCTTCGACAGATTCTCGAATAACTCGTACATCTCTCCGCCTGGGAGAGCCTTCATTTTGTTGAACGAAACTCCCATTCTTTTGAGGTGCTCTGCGGTCTTATGGAGCCCGTTCGCGAAGTTGCGAGTTCTCCATTCACGTAGTCGATCGCCAACTAGCCCTCCCCATCCATCGGCGAGACTGTTTCCAATAGCTGTCGCCGGCCCACCGAGCATTTGACGAAGCAGATCAGCGGCAGCCTTGTCTATCTCACCGCCAGGTAGCAGTGGACCCCCTTTTGAAGATTCAGACACCCCAGCCTCCAATTTCCGCATGTTGCGTCTATGTCGCGCGGATTCGCCGATAGTCGCAGGAAATGCTTTGAAATCAACGGAAGCTGATTGCAACAAGGCGCGACACGATATCTGCAAATCCTCGCAAGCGGCGAGGCCGCAACTACTTGATTTTACTATCGAAAGTAGTGGTAGCGGGAGAGCGCTACCGTCTTTCCCCCCACTCCTCGGATCGGCGGTTTCTGCTCCGTTGTCTTGGGTGAGGAGCCATTTTTGAATTGCGCCCTCTACTCAATGTGAACGTTGGTTATCCAATACCAGCATCTGGATTCGAAGACCTCGTTTTGTCTACAGCCGAAATCGTCAGACCGGCAGCCCGAGCTGCTTTCGCAGGCTTTTGTCGAATGCGGACGCGGGGACGAAACGGCGCAGGAAACTGACCTGGCGCGCCATTTTTCCCGCCGCATAGCGTTTCTTGGGAGCGGGATCGATCGCAGCGGCCAAAATGGTCTTGGCTACCAATTCGGGCGTATCGCCTTTTTCCATCGATTTCCGTACGGCTAAGGTCATGCCGGCGCGCGCGGAATCGTAGATATCAAGCAACTGGTCGGGGGCGGCGAGATTGTCCTCGAATGACGTACGGGTGTAGGCGGGCTCCACCAACGAAACGCGAATGCCGAACGGGCGCAACTCGTGATCGAGCGATTCGGAATAACCCTCGATGGCATGTTTGGTCGACGCGTAAAGCGCGAAATAGGGAGCGGGGATGAACCCCTGTACCGAACTCAGATTAATGATCCTGCCTTTCCCTTGGCGTCGCATTGCCGGCAACACCGCGTTGGTCACGCGGAAAACGCCGAAGACGTTCACGTCGAACAGGGCCTGTGCCTGGGCGGTCGAGGACTCCTCGGCGCCGCCAAACAGACCCATGCCGGCATTGTTGACTAGCAGGTCGATGCGCCCGGCATTGGCCAGAACGTCATCGACCATTTTCGCAACGGACGCGTCGTCGGTCACGTCGCAGGTCAGCATGGTAACGCCGTCGGATTGTGTGGAGGCCGTGCGACGGCTGGTTCCGAATATGCGAAAGCCAGCCTTTAGCAAGGCTTCGGCGGTAGCCCGCCCGATGCCGGAAGATGCCCCTGTGACGAGAGCGACGCCAGGATTGGTCTTGTTCATGGAAATCATATCTTTCTTTGTGTTGGATCGGAATTGGAGAAGCATGAAAGGTTGGTGTGAAGGGTGCCGATCATGAGCGCCCCTGGGCCTCGCGTCGGGTCGCCGGGGCGGTCCAGCGCCTGAACAAGGCGCTGGCATTCACGCCGCCAAAGCCGAAGCCATTGGAGATCGCGTACTCCATCTCCATTGGCCGGGGCTGGTTGGCGACGAAGTCGATGCCGTCGGCGGCCGGATCGGGAGCGCTCAGATTGAGTGTCGGCGGCGCCACCTGATCCCTGAGCGCCAGGATCGCGAAGATGGCTCCAAGCCCGCCGGCCGCGCCCAGCAGGTGTCCCGTCGCCGATTTCGTTGCACTCACAGCTATCGCGAAATCGC
Protein-coding regions in this window:
- a CDS encoding Abi-alpha family protein → MSESSKGGPLLPGGEIDKAAADLLRQMLGGPATAIGNSLADGWGGLVGDRLREWRTRNFANGLHKTAEHLKRMGVSFNKMKALPGGEMYELFENLSKQDDPLLSELWASLTANALTPDNGISAERGFTEALKNLGPAEARLLKYLFDLASEYDRVFAAQRSIGDGQSTITEAQHELLYGAYHEKRIEMGRELIKNIDRQRLPHSISAVISLGLVTVIPDRGQRIGARVEMHSSLAAIDSDELERQLAQIRNLAAGISPKPNELALKVMQTAVANHHSLFIETPIQLSDFGKRLMYACHQTAETPSKNSAN
- a CDS encoding oxidoreductase, which produces MNKTNPGVALVTGASSGIGRATAEALLKAGFRIFGTSRRTASTQSDGVTMLTCDVTDDASVAKMVDDVLANAGRIDLLVNNAGMGLFGGAEESSTAQAQALFDVNVFGVFRVTNAVLPAMRRQGKGRIINLSSVQGFIPAPYFALYASTKHAIEGYSESLDHELRPFGIRVSLVEPAYTRTSFEDNLAAPDQLLDIYDSARAGMTLAVRKSMEKGDTPELVAKTILAAAIDPAPKKRYAAGKMARQVSFLRRFVPASAFDKSLRKQLGLPV